In Oryza sativa Japonica Group chromosome 1, ASM3414082v1, the genomic stretch GGAGGTTCTGTTTTTTGGCcacaaaaaatagaaaatacggTTGTGAAATTGCCCTTTTTTCTCTGGAAAGATCGTGCATTTGTCCTGAGCTTTCAACCATATCCAGGACCAACGAGAGCTACAATTTTTCTTTTGATTACATGGCAAACGTGAGCACACACGTAACATCTCACTCACACATGTGAATGCGTCCCCTAACACATGCTCAAACCAACGGTATATTATTGATTTCATTAAAGTCCTGTTGAAAACCTACGCGTCCCCTAACACATGCTCTAAAAACAGAAACCAACGACATACTACTGAAATTATTAAAGTCTTGTTGAAAGTTCACCTGTATGTGCGTAATAGTCGTGGGCACCAATATTTAAGCTCACCTACATGTGCGTAATATTTACAGCCACCAGGATTTAAACTACAGTAGGTGAAGTCATACACCCATAATTCCGTCAGCACATCACCGATGCTTCCCCAACGAGAGCTACATTTTCGTCTTTATTGTctgaatttagttttttttttgaaataaatctcgtttcaaagaaaaaaaaaatacaaacattgTACATCACAAACAATTTCCCTTTCAGTGTAGATTTGTTCCCATTCCCCACGAACGGATCGAGGTGAGTTAGAGTACACTCGTTCAGAAATGGAGCTCTCGTCGTCGCTTGCTGCCGTGTTGCACtcacctctcttcctcctcgccgcgctcctgCTCCTTCCCGTGTTCACCTTGCTGAGCTTCTCGTCGGCGAAGAAGccaggcgatggcggcggctggcggctgcCGCTTCCTCCGTCGCCGCGGGGCGTCCCGTTTCTGGGGCACCTACCGCTTCTTGGCTCCTTGCCGCACCGGAAGCTCCGGTCGATGGCCGAGGCGCACGGGCCGGTGATGCTGCTCTGGTTCGGCCGCGTGCCCACCGTcgtggcgtcgtcggcggcctcGGCGCAGGAGGCCATGAGGGCCCGCGACGCGGCGTTCGCGAGCCGCGCCAGGGTGCGCATGGCGGAGCGGCTCATCTATGGGCGTGACATGGTGTTCGCGCCATACGGCGAGTTCTGGCGCCAGGCGCGCCGCGTCAGCGTGCTCCACCTCCTCAGCCCGCGCCGCATCGCCTCCTTCCGCGGCGTCAGGGAGCAGGAGGTCGCCGCGCTCCTCGACCGCGTCCGGCGCCGCTGCGGCgttcgcggtggcggcgagacCGTGAACCTGAGCGACCTGCTCATGTCCTACGCCAACGGCGTCATCTCGCGCGCCGCGTTCGGCGACGGCGCGTATGgcctcgacggcgacgagggcggcgagAAGCTGAGGGAGCTGTTCGCCAACTTCGAGGCGCTTCTCGGGACGGCGACGGTGGGGGAGTTCGTGCCGTGGCTGGCGTGGGTGGACAAGCTGATGGGCCTCGACGCCAAGGCGGCGCGCATATCGGCGGAGCTCGACGGCTTGCTGGAGCGTGTCATCGCGGACCaccgcgagcgccgccgcctcagccagccggacggcggcgacggcgacggcgacggcgatgagaACGTTGATCACCGGGACTTCGTGGACGTGCTGCTGGACGTgagcgaggtggaggagggcgccggcgccggagaagtgCTGCTGTTCGACACTGTCGCCATCAAGGCCATTATCCTGGTGAGTCCTTTCGTTGTGACACGACACGTTGATTATTGCGATCGAAACCGTCTcatataattttgcaaaatcatGGAGTATCTTCTAAATATTCCACTTCATCAAAGTCCAAATAATACGGAGTATAATCCTAGTTTCCATGACAATAAATCCACACCACACCAGTATCTATCTTGGCTCTGGTTCAAAGTATCATGTTCAAAGTCATAGTGATACGTGATGCATATTAATTGCCAATATTAAACcgtgttttcaatttttcatatcacttttcaatacaACTACTGCagtattactccatccgtttcaggtataagacgttttaactttagaaaaaatcaaactacatcaaatttgactaagtttaatgacaaatataataatatttataatatcaaattagtttctttaaatcaataattaaatatattttcataataaatttgttttgagttaaaaatattattatttttttctataaacttagttaaatttaaaatagtttgattttgatcaaagtcaaaaagtcttgtaacctgaaacagTTTAAGATACATTTCAATTATTAATGAATGACGCATATGAACAATGAAAAAGCAGGACATGATAGCGGCCGCCACAGACACCACCTTCACGACCTTGGAATGGGCCATGGCGGAGCTCATCAACCACCCTCCCGTCATGCGCAAGCTGCAGTGCGAGATCCGCGCGGCCGTCGGCGTCCCCGGCGCCTCCGGCGGCGCCGAAGTCACCGAGGACCACCTCGGCGAGCTCCGGCTCCTCAGGGCCGTGGTCAAGGAGACGCTCCGGCTGCACGCGCCGGTGCCGCTGCTCGTGCCCCGCGAGACGGTGGAGGACACGGAGCTGCTGGGCTACCGCGTCCCGGCGCGGACGCGGGTGATCATCAACGTGTGGGCTATCGGccgcgacgcggcggcgtggggcgaCCGCGCGGAGGAGTTCGTGCCGGAGCGgtggctcgacggcggcggcgaggaggtggagtACGCGGCGCAGCTGGGGCAGGACTTCAGGTTCGTGCCGTTCGGCGCCGGGAGGAGGGGGTGCCCCGGCGCCGGGTTCGCCGCGCCGAGCATCGAGCTGGCGCTCACCAACCTGCTGTACCACTTCGACTGGGAGCTACCGCCACATGccgacggagcggcggcggcgacggcggcgaggctggacATGGGTGAGCTGTTTGGGCTGTCCATGCGAATGAAGACGACGCTGAATCTAGTCGCAAAGCCATGGTCTTCCGATGTTTGATGTGTTCAGTATGAAAGCTGCTAGGCAGGCTAGCTACCATCTGTGCCTATTGCAACATATAATTTGTGTAGCGAGGGTCATCTATATTTAAGGGGTAAGTGCATGTGCACCTACACGTGCTTCACCGTTAGATTTGCTTTGACATTAGTGTatactttttatattttagttaagCACAATATATATTATGTTCTCGGTATAACATGAATTCATAATATCAGTAAAGCATTTAATGGCTTAGTACGTAGATAGAGTGCACATGAACTTAGAGCAATGATAATAGTGGGGCAGTCCCAACCTAGAAATTATCTAATGGTTTTAATCCATATTTATCTGTCATATAGACACTAAGCATGCATAAAAACTGTATACCCGATAGATAGTTTCTTCATaataaattatcatccaatTAATCACCTCTTTTCTCTCTGCATTCGTCCATGTATTCTCTTATTTCATTCTTTATTCCTGTATAAAactaatttttttcatgaaaaatggTTTCTTAATATTTTTTCCTCTCTCATCAGTAAATCCTCTTGCCACCTAGCTTTTTGATTATGTGATAGTATATTAATGTTATGTAAACTAGTTGaggtggagggttgggactaCCCCAAGGCTAATATAATCTTATATGGAGAAGAgagataaagaaaaatatagaggTTGGCTCTCCGCCGGATGACAATGACCTCATCCAAGAGATCCTCTTATGCCTCCCCTCGCACTCGTCCTCTATCTCTCGTGCCTTCCTCGTCTACAAGCGGTGGCGCCGCCTTGTCTCCGACTACGGTTTCCTCCTCTGCTTCCGCGCCCACCACCCCGGATCATCCCCTTCTCGTCATCTTCAAGGACAAGCTCCGCTACCTCGTTTCCTGATCCGTCCTTGACCCGCCAGTTCTCGTCCCGCTCGACCACACTTCACCCCTGCGGCTCAACGGCGACCGGCGCGACCGCGTCACGAGCCTCCTCAGCTATTGTCGACGGGGATACTCGCGGACCGTATTCTGAGGATATTGGGGTATGTTGATACGAGGATCTACacgatacgacatcaagcacaTAAGAGACAGAGATTATATTGGTTCAGGTCTCTCGCAAGGTAATAACCCTAATCtagtttatatgggattatgAAGAAAACTACAGACTACAATAGAGAACAACAAAAATCCCGAGACTACCAATGAGATCCCTGTCGAGAACTACTTGATGAGACCTATCTGCAAGTTGGCTTTCAAGTAGTCCTCTGGATTGCTCCTGCTGTGGTGGGTGTCTTGCACTAAGATTCGATGATATGTATTTATACCGCAGATCACCttagtctccaagtagaactcagaGACAACAGACCCCGTATGATACGACAACATCCTTATTTCCACTTTCGTGATCAAACATGAAGCACCAGGGAACGGATATGGCCGGAAGGGCCTCTACCATGCATATACCGACTCGGACACTGACTTTCAGTGTTTGTGGATGTTGAAGGCCGACCCATGGCACGGGGTTTTGGCCCGACCCAAGCACGGCACGACCCGATCTTTAGGCCGTGCTTGGGCCTTTGCCTCGGCATGATGGGCCGACCCGGCACGACCTGGTCCAATGATTAGGGAGTTAAATAGACGAGTgaccaaaatagacttatttccagcCATATAATGCATGGTCCAAAGAtggtgatttctttttttttttgagaacatgATGGTGATTCCATATGGACTTTGTAGAGGTTCTAGACGGCTTGTTTGACAACgcgagggaaggggattgggagtttatacaagggaattgatggtgagattaagatagaaatttgatttttaatcccagtaTCTTttttggtagaggtggtggaaattgatagggagtttagttggaaattaggtcattaatgaaaacggatggctgagatttatTTAGgtaaagtaaaggaggaattccttCCCAATTACCaccccctacccaggtattgaaaaggagggagttcctccCTCAATTCCTCAcccccatcccaccaaaattcccatgtaTCCCAACCAAACAAAGCAGTTAATATCCTTATCCttttaaactcccaatccctcctgaaaactccctccaaccaaacgggccgTCTGTGTATATAGAATTGTAGACTTCAATTTACTGTCGTGACTTTTCCAATTTCTCTGGAAGGATTGTGCTTAGTttctacttttttta encodes the following:
- the LOC4327181 gene encoding cytochrome P450 71A1, whose amino-acid sequence is MELSSSLAAVLHSPLFLLAALLLLPVFTLLSFSSAKKPGDGGGWRLPLPPSPRGVPFLGHLPLLGSLPHRKLRSMAEAHGPVMLLWFGRVPTVVASSAASAQEAMRARDAAFASRARVRMAERLIYGRDMVFAPYGEFWRQARRVSVLHLLSPRRIASFRGVREQEVAALLDRVRRRCGVRGGGETVNLSDLLMSYANGVISRAAFGDGAYGLDGDEGGEKLRELFANFEALLGTATVGEFVPWLAWVDKLMGLDAKAARISAELDGLLERVIADHRERRRLSQPDGGDGDGDGDENVDHRDFVDVLLDVSEVEEGAGAGEVLLFDTVAIKAIILDMIAAATDTTFTTLEWAMAELINHPPVMRKLQCEIRAAVGVPGASGGAEVTEDHLGELRLLRAVVKETLRLHAPVPLLVPRETVEDTELLGYRVPARTRVIINVWAIGRDAAAWGDRAEEFVPERWLDGGGEEVEYAAQLGQDFRFVPFGAGRRGCPGAGFAAPSIELALTNLLYHFDWELPPHADGAAAATAARLDMGELFGLSMRMKTTLNLVAKPWSSDV